In Wolinella succinogenes DSM 1740, a single genomic region encodes these proteins:
- a CDS encoding O-methyltransferase — protein sequence MSQQKFLEVESKIEAYRGALVDKDQATEVIDFGAGSPDSNRSEEEMAQGVRVTTTTRSVAAVGIKGDRAKGIFEIVSKGEPKVILELGTCCGFSSSYLSHAAPNAQIYTIEGSPELAKIAIQTREDLGCSSVVQKVGKFVDVLPDLLPAIAPIDFVFIDGHHDREATLAYFRQILPFMAPRGVMAFDDITWSEGMKEAWREILEAGVHQKSDDSFKIGILWL from the coding sequence ATGAGCCAACAGAAATTTTTAGAGGTAGAGTCAAAGATTGAGGCGTATCGAGGGGCTCTTGTGGACAAGGATCAAGCCACAGAGGTGATCGATTTTGGGGCGGGGTCACCCGATTCGAATCGAAGTGAAGAGGAGATGGCGCAAGGCGTGAGGGTCACGACCACCACGCGTTCTGTGGCGGCGGTGGGAATCAAAGGAGATCGAGCGAAGGGAATCTTTGAAATCGTCTCCAAGGGAGAACCTAAAGTGATTTTAGAGCTTGGAACTTGTTGCGGATTCTCTAGCTCCTATTTGAGCCATGCTGCTCCTAATGCCCAAATCTACACTATCGAAGGTTCTCCTGAGCTAGCCAAAATCGCTATCCAAACGAGGGAAGATTTGGGATGTTCTAGTGTGGTTCAAAAGGTGGGGAAATTTGTCGATGTGTTGCCCGACCTGCTTCCTGCCATCGCGCCGATTGATTTTGTTTTTATTGATGGGCATCACGATAGAGAGGCAACTTTGGCTTACTTTAGGCAGATTCTTCCCTTTATGGCGCCTAGGGGAGTGATGGCATTTGATGATATCACTTGGAGCGAGGGGATGAAAGAGGCGTGGAGAGAGATATTAGAGGCGGGCGTGCACCAAAAAAGCGATGATTCCTTTAAGATAGGAATTTTGTGGCTCTAG
- a CDS encoding Gfo/Idh/MocA family protein, which produces MIPFALIGAAGYIAPRHMKAIKESGNELVCALDPNDSVGIIDSYFPNADFFIEFERFDRHVDKLRRQGKGVEYMGICSPNYLHDSHIRFALRSGAHAICEKPLVLNPWNIDALKEFERDYGKRVYNILQLRLHESIIALKAKVEQELKEHPGRVYDIDLSYLTSRGHWYFTSWKGDITKSGGVATNIGVHFYDMLTWIFGAPRLNQVHLLNAHSAGGFLELEHARVRWFLSVNADYLPEEVKRGGKRTYRSISVDGEAFEFSEGFTDLHTQSYMDILRGGGFGLEEARRSIEIVHAIRTQTPLGLVGEYHPFCKKALG; this is translated from the coding sequence ATGATTCCCTTCGCCCTCATCGGAGCCGCTGGCTACATCGCCCCTCGTCACATGAAAGCCATCAAAGAGAGTGGCAATGAGCTGGTTTGCGCTCTTGATCCTAATGATTCGGTAGGAATCATCGATAGCTATTTTCCTAATGCCGACTTTTTCATTGAGTTTGAGCGATTTGATCGCCATGTGGATAAGCTGCGCCGTCAAGGAAAGGGAGTAGAGTATATGGGAATCTGCTCTCCCAACTATCTTCACGATTCTCATATTCGCTTTGCTCTTCGCAGTGGAGCTCATGCGATTTGCGAGAAGCCTTTGGTGCTCAATCCTTGGAATATTGACGCCCTCAAAGAGTTTGAGAGAGATTATGGCAAGCGCGTCTATAACATTCTTCAATTGCGACTCCACGAGAGCATCATTGCCCTCAAAGCCAAGGTGGAGCAAGAGCTTAAAGAGCATCCAGGGAGGGTCTATGATATTGATCTCTCCTATCTCACCTCTAGGGGACACTGGTATTTCACCTCTTGGAAAGGAGACATCACCAAGAGCGGAGGAGTGGCTACGAATATCGGAGTTCACTTCTATGACATGCTCACTTGGATATTTGGTGCCCCAAGACTCAATCAGGTTCATCTGCTCAATGCCCATAGTGCAGGAGGATTTTTAGAGCTAGAGCACGCTAGAGTGCGATGGTTTCTCTCTGTCAATGCCGACTACCTGCCCGAAGAGGTCAAAAGAGGCGGCAAACGAACCTATCGGAGTATTAGTGTGGATGGTGAGGCATTTGAGTTCTCTGAAGGGTTCACTGATTTGCACACTCAAAGCTACATGGATATCTTAAGAGGGGGAGGATTTGGACTGGAGGAGGCGAGAAGAAGTATTGAGATTGTGCATGCTATTCGCACGCAGACTCCTCTAGGCTTGGTGGGAGAGTATCACCCTTTCTGCAAGAAGGCGCTTGGATGA
- a CDS encoding adenylyl-sulfate kinase, giving the protein MALEGESPQGWVIWITGLAGSGKTTLGRAVYEALRREISHVVYLDGDGFREIFGHSGYDRESRIEISKKRSALCAFLASQGIHVVATAISMFDEIYRLNRQNIPRYLEVYVKCEMEELIRRDQKNLYTKALKGEIQEVVGVDIAFDEPSAHVVIDNTLWGSIDEKRDRILSEIYIQGIR; this is encoded by the coding sequence GTGGCTCTAGAGGGAGAATCGCCCCAAGGATGGGTGATTTGGATCACGGGATTAGCAGGTAGCGGCAAGACAACCTTGGGAAGGGCGGTTTATGAGGCCCTAAGAAGAGAGATTTCCCATGTGGTCTATTTAGATGGAGATGGTTTTAGAGAGATTTTTGGACATAGTGGGTATGACAGAGAATCAAGAATCGAAATCTCCAAAAAGCGCTCGGCTTTGTGTGCCTTTTTGGCCTCTCAAGGGATTCATGTGGTGGCCACAGCCATCTCGATGTTTGATGAAATCTATAGGCTCAATCGCCAAAACATCCCTCGCTATTTAGAGGTCTATGTGAAGTGCGAGATGGAGGAGCTGATACGGCGCGATCAAAAGAATCTCTACACCAAGGCACTTAAAGGGGAGATCCAAGAGGTGGTGGGAGTTGATATTGCTTTTGATGAGCCATCTGCCCATGTAGTGATTGACAACACTCTTTGGGGGAGTATTGATGAGAAGCGAGATCGAATCTTGTCAGAAATTTATATTCAAGGAATTAGATGA
- a CDS encoding class I SAM-dependent methyltransferase codes for MKQGDFTEVAKHYHHRPAYSDILLEKLFACVNSQGRSRGDFRVAEVGAGTGKLTKMLCDMGLGVDAVEPNENMRLEGVAYTKDCAVQWHEGSGEATGLKSSAYDWVMMASSFHWTDPAKSLPEFSRILKEGGYFTAIWNPRDIKEGSIFQEIEDEIKQMIPSLNRVSSGAQNTKNWTEILESTGHFKECFFMEIPYFEHMSKERYMGAWKSVNDIQVQAGERWKDVLMMIEAKIEKLETISVPYKIRAWSAQKVG; via the coding sequence ATGAAGCAAGGTGATTTTACTGAAGTGGCGAAACACTATCACCATCGCCCCGCCTATAGTGATATTCTGCTGGAAAAGCTCTTCGCTTGCGTGAACAGTCAAGGGCGGAGTAGAGGGGATTTTCGAGTGGCTGAAGTTGGGGCTGGAACAGGAAAGTTGACCAAGATGCTTTGTGATATGGGTCTTGGGGTTGATGCTGTCGAGCCCAATGAAAATATGCGTCTTGAGGGAGTGGCTTACACCAAAGATTGTGCTGTGCAGTGGCACGAAGGAAGTGGGGAGGCAACGGGGCTGAAATCGAGTGCATACGATTGGGTTATGATGGCGAGCTCTTTCCATTGGACTGATCCTGCCAAATCTCTACCAGAGTTTTCTAGGATACTCAAAGAGGGGGGATATTTTACGGCTATATGGAATCCTCGTGATATCAAAGAAGGCTCTATTTTTCAGGAGATTGAGGATGAGATTAAGCAGATGATTCCATCACTTAATCGCGTCTCAAGTGGAGCTCAAAACACTAAGAATTGGACAGAGATTCTAGAATCAACAGGACACTTTAAAGAGTGTTTTTTTATGGAGATTCCCTATTTTGAACATATGAGCAAAGAGCGATATATGGGGGCTTGGAAATCGGTCAATGATATTCAGGTGCAGGCAGGGGAGAGATGGAAGGATGTACTGATGATGATTGAAGCTAAAATAGAGAAATTAGAAACCATTTCGGTGCCTTATAAAATTAGAGCCTGGAGTGCGCAAAAAGTAGGATAG
- the asnB gene encoding asparagine synthase (glutamine-hydrolyzing), with protein MFLAMCSICGGTIKPSLIQKASDTMRHRGPDARSFWSDGKISLAHNRLSILDLSEAGNQPFGDERYRLIFNGEIYNFQELSSDYGLRLQSSSDTEVLWRLLILEGERILPRLNGMFSFLFYDGHKGEILMARDRFGKKPLFYFHEGKELGVASEIKALRAILGEKGALDQGALLDYLSYLAPCGEKSFFPTIHKLPAGCLARFSLSEGRLEKSSFYSLPSAPSRENIEEKEALRKIEELLVESVRYRLLSDVPVASFLSGGIDSSLISALYARLSPCSIETFSIGYDEYKHYDELPYAREVASHIGSIHHEKIATRKDFLEAFEEVLPILDEPLGDPAIIPTYLLSKEVAKSGFKVVLSGEGSDEIFFGYDGYFDSLKLLWLENSLGLKEKAILLDYHRKSEHGGKEWERLRRLLMDEKPYFRGINESWTPGQRARLFKQEPAWRDPILETFQDFPSKEGEGWYSYIDLKHWMAEVLMSKMDRMSMAHSLESRAPFLDYQLVDFVLSLPSSLRTGEITKNLLKKIALAYLPDSIVNRRKKGFSSPMFEWYFEAYQGRILEDYQRVNRELGWFEDSYLKFLYEKGRMGEYKSQNWGMILFSRWFLIHCG; from the coding sequence GTGTTTTTAGCGATGTGTTCTATTTGCGGAGGGACGATTAAGCCAAGCCTCATCCAAAAAGCCTCCGACACTATGAGGCATCGTGGGCCTGATGCGAGGAGTTTTTGGAGCGATGGAAAAATCTCGCTAGCGCATAATCGCCTTTCGATTTTGGACTTGAGTGAGGCGGGGAATCAGCCTTTTGGGGATGAGCGCTACCGCTTGATCTTTAATGGTGAAATCTACAACTTCCAAGAGCTCTCCAGCGACTATGGTTTGAGACTTCAAAGCTCAAGCGATACAGAGGTGCTTTGGAGGCTTCTCATTCTTGAGGGAGAGAGGATTCTACCCCGTCTTAATGGGATGTTTTCCTTTCTTTTCTATGATGGGCACAAAGGCGAGATTCTCATGGCGAGGGATCGCTTTGGAAAGAAGCCTCTTTTTTACTTCCATGAAGGCAAAGAGCTAGGAGTGGCTTCGGAGATCAAGGCGCTCAGGGCTATTTTGGGCGAGAAGGGGGCTCTTGATCAAGGCGCTCTGCTCGATTACTTAAGCTACCTTGCGCCTTGCGGAGAGAAGAGCTTTTTTCCGACCATCCATAAGCTCCCCGCAGGTTGTTTGGCGCGTTTTAGCTTGAGCGAGGGGAGGCTTGAGAAATCCTCTTTTTACTCTCTTCCCTCCGCTCCTAGCCGCGAGAATATAGAAGAAAAGGAGGCGCTTAGGAAGATCGAAGAGCTTCTTGTGGAGAGCGTGCGCTATCGACTTCTTAGCGATGTTCCTGTGGCCTCATTCCTTTCTGGAGGAATCGATTCGAGCCTCATTAGTGCGCTATACGCGAGGCTTTCTCCTTGCTCTATTGAGACCTTCTCCATTGGATATGATGAATACAAACACTATGATGAGCTTCCTTATGCTAGAGAGGTGGCCTCCCATATTGGCTCGATTCATCACGAAAAGATCGCGACTCGAAAGGATTTTCTGGAGGCATTTGAGGAGGTTTTACCTATACTGGATGAGCCCCTAGGCGACCCAGCGATCATTCCCACCTATCTCCTCTCTAAAGAGGTGGCAAAGAGCGGTTTTAAGGTCGTTCTGAGCGGTGAGGGGAGTGATGAGATATTCTTTGGATACGATGGATATTTTGACTCACTGAAGCTTTTATGGCTTGAAAACTCTCTAGGGCTCAAAGAGAAGGCCATTCTTCTTGACTACCATCGCAAAAGCGAGCATGGGGGGAAAGAGTGGGAGCGCCTAAGAAGGCTTTTGATGGACGAAAAACCCTATTTTAGGGGAATTAATGAGTCATGGACTCCTGGGCAAAGAGCGCGACTTTTCAAACAAGAGCCCGCATGGAGGGACCCTATTTTGGAAACTTTTCAGGATTTTCCCTCCAAAGAGGGGGAGGGCTGGTATAGCTATATTGATTTGAAGCACTGGATGGCGGAGGTGCTCATGAGTAAGATGGATCGAATGAGCATGGCGCACTCTTTGGAATCTCGCGCTCCCTTTTTGGATTATCAGCTAGTCGATTTTGTCCTCTCCCTCCCCTCCTCTTTGCGCACCGGAGAGATCACCAAGAATCTTCTCAAAAAGATAGCTTTGGCCTACCTCCCCGATTCGATTGTGAATCGGCGTAAGAAAGGATTCTCATCGCCGATGTTTGAGTGGTATTTTGAGGCGTATCAAGGGAGAATCTTGGAAGATTATCAGCGCGTCAATAGAGAGCTTGGATGGTTTGAGGATTCGTATCTCAAATTTTTGTATGAAAAAGGTAGAATGGGTGAATATAAATCGCAAAATTGGGGGATGATTCTCTTCTCTCGATGGTTTTTGATCCATTGTGGGTGA
- a CDS encoding PEP-utilizing enzyme: MGGLGFQGKARNLQNLQGILRGAKILDLLIFKTSEIKRDALSVAKSITASFSDEVIIRSAAQNEDEESASNAGAFLTIPCIHSQAIDSLLSALERVSESMGEGEHELLVQPMLQGITLGGVVMSVDKEDSAPYVVVNFEESAKSDGITSGSSTKHQTFYHFRHASLPDQPRLRALIETIFELEAIFDCEYLDVEFAFAKEGESEQLYILQVRPIAKRAEILHQEVFEALEKIRIKFEKLNRPHPNLLGNRTIFGVMPDWNPAEIIGIKPRYLALSLYKELVTDSVWAYQRSNYGYRNLRSHPLLVSFVGIPYIDTRISFNSFIPENLNSKIATKLANFYLDKLANSPENHDKVEFEIILSCYHFNLPQKLGELQKEGFSQEELKRLEFALLELTNAMIDPIGGLYKKDLEKIKKLEEKFQSIESSELADIDKIYWGIEYCKRYGTLPFAGVARAAFVAVQILDSLVQIGFLNSQEKEDFLASLNTVSKKLSERIHELSSGKISKEEFLKEYGHLRAGTYSILSPSYKEAFESYFGDIKACKSPLKKEFCLSCEKKEILENLLVEHGLRISAQGLFDFIKEAIEGRELVKFGFTKVLSRVLEMVEAFGGRLEIPKEEMAHLDIKILLGLYANLEGITAKERLLEDILFHKEEFALARLLKLPPIILDSKDIYSYVLPSSHPNFIGSGRVQAEVVDESMEGLGGELEGKIVCVKSADPGYDFLFTKGIAGLITCYGGVNSHMAIRCAEAGICAVIGAGEEYFERWRRARFLELDSASCKVEIL; this comes from the coding sequence ATGGGTGGATTGGGCTTTCAGGGCAAAGCGAGGAATCTTCAGAATCTGCAGGGTATCTTACGGGGTGCCAAGATTTTGGATCTGCTCATTTTTAAAACATCCGAGATCAAGCGCGATGCGCTAAGTGTAGCCAAGAGCATCACTGCCTCTTTTAGCGATGAGGTGATTATCCGCAGTGCAGCGCAAAATGAAGATGAAGAATCGGCCTCCAATGCGGGGGCATTTCTCACGATTCCTTGCATCCACTCCCAAGCGATCGATTCTCTTCTATCGGCGCTAGAGCGAGTTTCAGAGAGCATGGGCGAGGGAGAGCATGAGCTTTTGGTGCAGCCCATGCTCCAAGGGATCACTCTAGGCGGCGTGGTCATGAGCGTGGATAAAGAGGATTCGGCTCCCTATGTGGTGGTCAATTTTGAAGAGAGCGCTAAAAGTGATGGAATCACGAGCGGTTCTAGCACCAAGCATCAAACCTTCTACCATTTTCGCCACGCCTCTCTCCCTGATCAACCTCGATTGAGGGCGCTCATAGAGACTATTTTTGAGCTGGAAGCCATTTTTGATTGTGAATACCTTGATGTAGAGTTCGCCTTTGCCAAAGAGGGGGAGAGTGAGCAGCTCTACATCCTTCAGGTGCGCCCTATTGCCAAGAGGGCAGAGATTTTACACCAAGAGGTTTTTGAAGCGCTGGAGAAGATTCGAATCAAGTTTGAGAAGCTCAATCGCCCCCATCCCAATCTGCTAGGCAATCGGACGATTTTTGGAGTGATGCCCGATTGGAATCCTGCCGAAATCATCGGAATCAAACCTCGCTACTTGGCGCTCTCTCTCTATAAAGAGCTGGTCACCGATAGCGTTTGGGCTTATCAGCGCAGTAACTATGGATACAGAAATTTGCGCTCTCACCCGCTCTTAGTGAGCTTTGTGGGGATTCCCTACATCGATACTCGAATCTCTTTTAACTCCTTTATTCCCGAAAACCTTAACAGCAAAATTGCCACCAAATTGGCCAATTTTTACTTGGACAAGCTCGCCAATAGCCCTGAAAATCACGATAAAGTCGAGTTTGAGATCATCCTCTCTTGCTATCATTTTAATCTTCCCCAAAAGCTCGGTGAGTTGCAAAAAGAGGGCTTTAGTCAAGAGGAGCTCAAGCGCTTGGAGTTTGCTCTGCTTGAACTCACCAATGCCATGATTGATCCTATTGGAGGGCTCTATAAAAAAGATTTGGAGAAGATCAAAAAACTAGAAGAGAAGTTTCAATCTATCGAATCAAGCGAGTTAGCCGACATCGACAAAATTTATTGGGGCATTGAGTATTGTAAGCGCTATGGCACGCTTCCTTTTGCTGGGGTCGCTAGGGCGGCCTTTGTCGCGGTGCAGATATTAGATTCTCTTGTTCAGATAGGATTTTTAAACTCCCAAGAAAAAGAGGATTTCTTGGCCTCTTTAAATACGGTCTCTAAAAAACTGAGCGAGAGAATCCACGAACTCTCATCGGGTAAAATCTCCAAAGAGGAATTTTTAAAAGAGTATGGGCATTTGCGCGCGGGAACCTACTCGATTCTTTCACCCTCCTATAAAGAGGCTTTTGAAAGCTATTTTGGGGATATAAAAGCGTGCAAATCTCCCTTGAAAAAGGAGTTTTGCCTCTCTTGTGAGAAAAAAGAGATTTTGGAAAATCTTCTTGTGGAGCATGGCCTAAGAATCAGCGCCCAAGGGCTTTTTGATTTTATCAAAGAGGCCATAGAGGGGCGAGAGCTGGTGAAGTTTGGTTTTACAAAGGTTTTGAGCCGAGTGCTTGAGATGGTTGAGGCCTTTGGAGGGCGACTTGAAATCCCCAAAGAGGAGATGGCTCACCTTGATATTAAGATTCTTTTAGGGCTCTATGCCAATCTTGAGGGAATCACGGCTAAAGAGAGGCTTTTGGAGGATATTTTATTCCACAAAGAGGAGTTTGCCCTGGCTAGGCTGCTCAAACTTCCGCCTATTATTTTAGATTCAAAGGATATCTATTCCTATGTTCTACCCTCATCCCATCCTAACTTTATTGGTTCGGGTAGAGTTCAAGCAGAGGTGGTGGATGAGAGCATGGAGGGATTAGGAGGAGAGCTGGAAGGTAAAATCGTCTGCGTCAAGTCGGCTGACCCCGGCTATGATTTTCTCTTTACCAAGGGAATTGCGGGGCTTATCACCTGCTATGGAGGAGTCAATTCCCATATGGCGATACGATGCGCTGAGGCTGGAATCTGCGCCGTGATTGGAGCGGGTGAAGAGTATTTTGAGAGATGGAGAAGGGCTCGATTCTTAGAGCTTGATAGCGCTTCGTGCAAGGTGGAGATTTTATGA
- a CDS encoding DUF354 domain-containing protein yields MTWFDLVTPKSVMFFKPFIEELKRRDREVLVTAREGEGYSEVVELLNLYKIPFFNRGGFGGAKLCDKLKASIHRQLELMEFIEQHSIKRLVCLCSVDANRVAFGLGIPIVNFYDIPLSDYKTDFRRALPQARLTLPLSNKAFRPFMVPEEIFFRFGLEHDQIFEYGFLDVVAWLRDFQPSREFYEKVLKDYGLDTSLPTIVVREEEYKASYVMKKYPILYEGLKVLKERLRANILVIPRYEPEAVAELLPFAKVLKEKIVIQHILAYCDLFIGGGGTLNSEACFFGTPTISTRSFVSHYDKFLMDLALMDKVDSIEELIIKAERIIGNRNGYAKQIFDRMEFDVGSMVDEILKEKEGA; encoded by the coding sequence ATGACATGGTTTGATCTGGTGACGCCCAAGAGCGTCATGTTCTTTAAGCCTTTCATTGAGGAGCTAAAACGGCGCGATAGAGAGGTGTTGGTTACAGCGCGAGAGGGAGAGGGGTACAGCGAGGTGGTGGAGCTGCTCAATCTCTACAAGATTCCCTTTTTCAACCGGGGAGGTTTTGGCGGGGCGAAGCTTTGTGACAAGCTTAAAGCCTCGATCCATCGCCAGCTTGAGCTGATGGAGTTTATCGAGCAGCACAGCATCAAGCGTTTGGTCTGCCTTTGCAGTGTGGACGCCAATCGTGTCGCTTTTGGGCTTGGGATACCTATCGTCAATTTTTATGACATTCCCCTCTCGGACTACAAAACCGATTTTCGGCGTGCGCTCCCTCAGGCACGACTCACGCTTCCCCTCTCCAACAAGGCCTTTCGCCCTTTCATGGTGCCTGAGGAGATCTTCTTTCGCTTTGGATTAGAGCACGATCAGATTTTTGAGTATGGATTTTTGGATGTGGTGGCGTGGCTCCGAGATTTTCAGCCCTCAAGAGAATTTTACGAGAAAGTGCTCAAGGATTACGGTCTAGACACCTCTTTGCCTACGATTGTGGTGAGAGAAGAGGAGTATAAGGCGAGCTATGTGATGAAGAAATACCCGATTCTCTATGAGGGGCTCAAGGTGCTCAAGGAGCGCTTGAGGGCTAATATTCTTGTGATTCCTCGGTATGAGCCTGAAGCCGTTGCGGAGCTTCTTCCTTTTGCGAAGGTGCTCAAAGAGAAGATAGTTATTCAGCATATTCTGGCCTACTGCGATCTCTTTATCGGAGGGGGTGGGACGCTCAATTCTGAGGCTTGTTTCTTTGGGACACCGACGATCTCCACGCGCTCTTTTGTCTCGCACTATGATAAGTTTTTGATGGATTTGGCTCTCATGGATAAGGTGGATAGCATAGAGGAGTTGATCATTAAGGCGGAGAGAATCATTGGCAATCGCAATGGCTACGCTAAGCAGATTTTTGATCGGATGGAGTTTGATGTGGGCTCCATGGTGGATGAGATACTCAAAGAGAAGGAGGGCGCATGA
- a CDS encoding acyltransferase — MTYFLHESSYLDEGSEIGEGTKIWHFCHILSGVVIGKNCSLGQNCVIGPKVRLGNGVKVQNNVSVYEGVEIEDEVFLGPSMVFTNVYNPRAFIVRRDQFQKTLLKRGCSIGANATIVCGITIGEYALIGAGAVVKQDVPAYALMVGVPARRIGWVDKGGERLCFDESGVARDSFDGTLYREIEGRIVEINV; from the coding sequence ATGACCTACTTCCTCCATGAATCAAGCTATCTGGATGAGGGCTCAGAGATTGGCGAGGGGACAAAGATTTGGCACTTCTGTCATATTCTCTCTGGGGTGGTCATAGGAAAAAACTGCTCTTTGGGGCAAAACTGTGTCATAGGCCCTAAGGTGCGCCTTGGCAATGGAGTCAAAGTCCAAAATAATGTGAGCGTCTATGAAGGGGTAGAGATTGAAGATGAGGTCTTTTTGGGTCCTTCGATGGTCTTTACCAATGTCTATAATCCTAGAGCTTTCATCGTTCGAAGGGATCAATTTCAAAAGACTCTGCTCAAGCGAGGCTGCTCTATTGGGGCCAACGCCACGATTGTTTGTGGAATCACCATTGGTGAGTATGCCCTCATAGGAGCAGGAGCGGTAGTGAAGCAAGATGTCCCTGCTTATGCCCTAATGGTGGGGGTGCCTGCTAGAAGGATTGGCTGGGTGGACAAGGGGGGAGAGCGCCTCTGTTTTGATGAGAGTGGAGTGGCTAGAGATAGCTTTGATGGAACCCTCTATAGAGAGATTGAGGGGAGAATCGTGGAGATTAACGTATGA
- a CDS encoding DegT/DnrJ/EryC1/StrS family aminotransferase, whose amino-acid sequence MKIDFANLALQHQLYKEEIESAIHEVISKCNFIMGEEVELLERELEAFTGAKHAITCASGTDALLLALMALGIKAGDEVITTPFTFIATAEMIALLGAKPLFVDIEEESYNLDVTQLEKKITPKTKAILPVHLYGQPSDLKEIMEVAKAHDLRVVIDGAQSFGSTYEGVSDSALGDISCTSFFPAKPLGCYGDGGALFTSNEELAAKIKSLRIHGQTQRYHHQYIGIGGRLDTIQAAVLRVKLRHYSKDLAQRVEVAKRYSLALSSKEGIILPQIKPNRTSAFAQYSIRVKERPRVQARLKEAGVPTAVHYPMPLHLQGCFAYLGHQKGDFPVAEQVSEEILSLPMNPYVSEEEMEYIGGCF is encoded by the coding sequence ATGAAAATAGACTTTGCCAATTTAGCTCTGCAGCACCAGCTCTACAAAGAGGAGATCGAATCGGCCATCCATGAGGTGATCTCAAAGTGCAATTTCATCATGGGAGAGGAGGTCGAACTCCTAGAGAGGGAGCTAGAAGCCTTCACGGGTGCAAAGCATGCCATCACCTGCGCTAGCGGAACAGATGCCCTCCTTTTGGCTCTCATGGCCTTAGGAATCAAAGCAGGAGATGAGGTGATTACCACTCCCTTCACCTTCATTGCCACCGCAGAGATGATTGCTCTTTTAGGAGCCAAGCCTCTGTTTGTGGATATTGAAGAGGAGAGCTACAATCTTGATGTCACTCAATTAGAGAAGAAGATCACCCCTAAGACCAAAGCGATTCTTCCTGTCCATCTCTATGGTCAGCCAAGCGACTTAAAAGAGATCATGGAGGTCGCTAAAGCGCATGATCTTAGGGTGGTTATTGATGGAGCCCAAAGCTTTGGGAGCACCTATGAGGGGGTGAGCGATAGTGCTTTGGGAGATATCTCCTGCACGAGCTTTTTCCCCGCCAAACCCCTTGGATGTTATGGAGATGGGGGGGCGCTCTTCACCTCCAATGAAGAGCTTGCCGCCAAAATCAAGAGCCTAAGAATCCATGGTCAAACCCAAAGGTATCATCACCAATATATTGGAATTGGGGGGAGGCTAGATACGATTCAAGCCGCCGTGCTAAGGGTGAAATTGCGTCACTACTCTAAAGATCTTGCCCAAAGGGTGGAGGTGGCCAAACGCTACTCTTTGGCTCTCTCTTCTAAAGAGGGAATCATCCTCCCCCAAATTAAGCCAAATCGCACCTCAGCCTTTGCCCAATACTCCATAAGGGTTAAAGAGCGCCCTAGAGTGCAGGCTAGACTCAAGGAGGCGGGAGTCCCCACGGCAGTGCACTATCCTATGCCCTTGCATCTTCAAGGGTGCTTTGCCTATTTGGGGCATCAAAAGGGGGATTTCCCTGTGGCGGAGCAAGTGAGTGAGGAGATATTGAGTCTGCCCATGAATCCCTATGTGAGCGAGGAAGAGATGGAGTATATAGGGGGGTGTTTTTAG